Genomic DNA from Dermacentor variabilis isolate Ectoservices chromosome 6, ASM5094787v1, whole genome shotgun sequence:
AGGATTAGATCTTAGACGTATGGCGCGAGCGTAGTCACTTCTTTGTGGCGCCGTGCAATTATACGAGCGTCAGCTATCGAgaaggtgcgtgtgtgtgttaggAAAATATTTTATTATGGCAAACAAAGCAATCGTTTTTGAGCGCTATATAAAATTTAATGGTAATGTGCGACTGAATACCAAAAAAATGTGAGAAATGGACTGAAGAGAAACGGAAATGAGAAACGCGTGTTGCGTAGCCAGTTTATCGATCATTCTCATGCGCTACAAGAAGCCGGAAAAATAGAAAATTTGTTCTGCGGACACCCGCTAGACAGAGTGTGGCATTAGTATATTTACGTTACCGAAATTCGTGTTGTTATGATTTCAATATTTTTGTTATGACTTATTCTTTATTTAATatccctatgtgaaaaggagtagctagcgccaattaaaggcgacatcatctcctaaataccatataataaaaaaaagaggTCGGGCCATGAAAGGGAGAAATAACTGTAATGCAGCCGACTGTAGATCGAAACTACAAATGAAATTCAATACAAGTCTCTCATAAAGGAAGTTtaacagttgaaaaaaaaaataatcctgATCAGGGGATCGAGCCCGGGAgcaacgcctttccggggcggcCCTCCCGGATTCAATCCCCCGACCgagaagaatttttcttcaattgcaaAACTTTCTTTATGAGAAACACGCTGTCCGTTTCCTTTGTAGCGTTGCGCTGCAGTCGGGTGAATGACAATTTTCCACTTCGTTACAAGAAGCTAAGCGGGTACCCTTTAATAAGATGATAAATTACGTTGCATGAAAGAACAACGAGTGAGTATTGCATAGCGCGTTACGTTTTTAAAATGACAGAGTGGCTGCAGATATACGCTCTCGCCAACAAGTTTTGTTTATCTTACTCTGGGATGTCCAGATGCTTAAATATTTACCATATAGGCATCTTTCTTGAGTGATCCTGTATTTTGAGAACAGTTTTGGCCTTTGTTATATAGTTAGCGTTGGGAATGGAGGAAACACAATGTTGATAACAACAGCCTTATTACGAAACAATGTGTATCGGTATGTATGTATTAGTGTGTACTCTGTGAACAATGAAATTTATGCTACCTTTTATATTGTGTTTAATgtaacaaatacaaaaaaaaatattacccaGAACAAATTTTTGTGCGAATGAATTTCGGAGAAGCTCCTCAACTTCTTGCTCATTATTTTGGCTGCCGATTCTTTCCTGACAAAGAAAGAAGCTCAGAAGGGTGGAAGATTGACTGGTGTTCTCTTGGACAGTGCCTACGACGGTCGATAATTTTAGCTACGCCTCTAGCACCCTCGCAGCGATTGTCAGCGCGTTCTGACGACTATATATAGCGGAACCTGATCGACAGCGAACTAGAAAAAGGAGAGACGGCGACCTTACTCTTCCTGTTTTTCAAGTAACCTTGTGCGCATAAACGGAGCAAGACGCCTCAGACGATGTCATCCATTATGTTTCATAAAAGCGATGGCGTGATTTTCCGCTGAGATGACTGTTCATTCCTTGGGCAAGCGCTTtgattctggaaaaaaaaaacgaaaagagaaTTTAGTTCAAGAGACAACGAGCTGGGGAGGTTAAATAGTTTGTTCAAGGAAGAATAAGAAATATGTAACGCCAAGGGAACCAGTTTATTGAACAAGTGCAAGCGAAAATTTAGTTCGACGTTTATTGCACTTTCTAAGCTTTTTTGGGGCCAGTTAAATATTGGTTGGCGGCAGTTAAATATGATCAAAAGTTAAcggaaaagaaaacataaagaagcgtaggcctagcgtagCCTTAGCAGACGTAGCATAACGTAGCATAACAAAGCATAGGCTTAGCGGACGTAGTTAGCGAGACTGAGGATTCATGATGTGATACGCTCAAATTACTCCGGAGAAATACTTTCAGCGTtttgagagggagagagagagagtgaacgaAGAAGCACGAAAAGGGCAGGGGCATTACCAAGTCCGTGCTTGGTTGGCTACCATGCATTTGTGGAAGGGGAACGATggataacaaaaagaaagataagaaagaaataaaataaaaaggggCAGCCAGCCTGAACCCACTCCCGAAGGAATATTCACTGACAGTCACGGGTTTTACTTTCTCAACCACCAAAGAAAAGATGGTGCAGAGGGCTTGCATGTTATTACCTACGAGGCCTGCAAAGACAGGTTCGTGGCCAATAAGCATGGATGATGTTCTTTCGTAATTTCGCATGCCATCGATCGTGAACCTTAGCGAAAGAACTTTCAAAAGAGGCAGATGATTCTGCAAACACTAGTCGCTAAACGTCTGTGGACGGTCGGCCACGGGTAATCAAAGCTGCTTTCATTTCTTCAGCCAGCTTCGTCCTAGCTTGCTCACCCCTATTTCCGGCACCAATCAGgagcaacaaaaacaacaagaaaTGCCGAGGAAGGAGATCGGATGCTGCCGGTGCCGTGCGCGCATCTTTCCCGGATCACGAGTCGCACGGGCTTTCGTGACCAAGCCTCGGTCGCGCGCGGAGAAGCCCCCTTGTCCGGTCCGGACGTGGCTATCGGAATGAGAGCGGCGCTGCCCGCGTTCGCCTTTCTATTTATACGGCCCCGCGGCGCCCTTTGCTCCTCGTTCCGGACGGAAAGGATGTGGcgggaacaaagaaaaagaaatgacgttGAGACAGGCAGAACGGCAAAGTGGAACCTGGGAACTGCGGTGGGGCCAAATGAAGCCGCCTCTCCTTATTTCGCCGTGGCGTCTACCTTTCCGTACGTTGAGCGCGAAAATGACTCTTCACTTTTCAGCGACCTCAACCCGACTTCCCTCCTGAGCCCCCGCTCCGTTTTCGTTATACTGGACGACATCCCCCCAGCGAGTGGCCGTAATGGCTCCCCGTGCCAGTTTTGTGAGCGTTACAAGATGAGTCCACTTAACGCGCTTAAAAGCGTCGCACGACAAATATTCAGACCATTTGAACGCACTCCCTCACTCTTTGGCCAACTTTCTCTGGGTCAGCACGACCTCGTTTAGTGGGACCTCAGTTGCATGAGtgctgcgcagaaaaaaaaaaaaagaaaatggggaaAGGGTACAGTGGTGAAGTCAAACAGAcgcacacgtcactttcacgACCCAGCAGCTAAGACTGCACGTGTCGCTGTGAAATGCTGCCGATTCGCAAGGACAACACCGGCCGCGATCATGATCATTACCCATGTTTACGTTCGAGACGGGTCTTCTCGTTATCTTTTCTGAATTTACGAGTGGCAATATCACGGCGAGCACAGAAGAATGCTATGCACCACTGGATTCCCACCACTCAATTCCCACACGGAGTTGTCGTTGTTAGTTGCCTTcctcgaataataataatatttggggttttacgtgccaaaaccacttcctgattatgaggcacgccgtagtggaggactccggaaattttgaccacctggggttctttaacgtgtacctaaatctaagtaaacgggtgttttcgcatttcgcccccatcgaaatgcggccgccgtggccgggattcgatcccgcgacctcgtgctcagcagcccaacaccatagccactgagcaaccacggcgggtttgcctTCCTCGAAGTTGTACCGACAAATAATTTTCATATCTTCGTTTCTCATTTTGTCTACCCTTTGCGCTATGTAGTAATATGTcagtttatatatatttttttaccatTCTAGAGCAGAGTTTTCTATTACCCTGTTCCACTCGAACAGGACGCTTTTCTGGCTAAAATGAatgtttcctctttctttttctcgtttttcaCCTTTTACACCTCTACAATTCTAGGGAACAAACGGTATATATTTAAATCGTTCAATTCcgaaatagggtgaaaatccaaAAAAATTACGCATTCATGCTTACGAGGTCTGGTGTTTTCTGAAGAGTTCACCATAGTTCACATGGGAATTTCATGTCTCCTGCTGACATTCTTATGTGAGGTTGGTATGCTGGACGCCTGAACCGTGCCTGATGACATTGCAACAGGCATCGTGCAGGTGAAGCAATGGACGATCGCCAGGCAGAACCTGACTGTAGCTACAAATGCCACAGTCAATAATCGTGAGCGGAAACAGCTCTCTCGCTCCCATTTCATTTCGGGAGCTAAAATAATTGACACACTTTGCATCCTTCGCCTTCGATCAAGAGTGTTTATGTGGTGCTACCCATATTGCTAAGAGAGAAGTGCTTCATCCCGTGCCGAGACGTCCTACTAATTTGTTCAAATTACACCCAGGGGCTGTGCCTAAGCCTCATGGTCGCCACGACCCTGGGTGCGGGCGCCTATGGCCGTGGAGGAGGCTATGGTGGAGGCGCTGGTGGTCACCATGGTGGCGGTGGAGGCGCTGGTGGTCACCATGGTGGTGGTGGCGCTGGAGGATTCGGTGGACATCATGGCGGTAGTGGCGGAGCCGGTGGAGCCGGCGGGGACGGTGGCTTTGGAGGTCACCATGGCGGTGGCGGAGGTGGTGGAGCAGGCGGTTTCGGAGGCCACCACGGTGGCGGCGCAGGAGGTGGAGGCCTTGGCGGTGGTCTCGGCGGTGGTCTAGGTGGCGGCGGATTTGGTGGACACCATGGTGGTGCCGGAGGTGCCGGAGGCGCAGGTGGCTACGGTGGttcccgcggcggcggcggcggcggcggtggataTGGTGGAGCAGCCGGTGGGGGTTACGGAGGTGGATCCGGCGGCTACGGAGGTGGTGGTGACTACGTAAGTTTATTTGCGCTTGTAAATAAGTAAAGGAGCTCCAGAGGAGAAAGCAGGTGGAAACAAATAGCGCTCAAAAGCATTTAAACGAACCGATGTACCACTTAGGCCCCCGCGCTGTTATACCAAGCCAACCATATGTTGCACGGACAGTGCTTCTTGAACATAATCATTATACCTGAGGAAATCTTTGAATAAATACAATTTCAACAATTATGAAGATATCATTAAGTACTTGCAGTTAAGAAGTGCTGCTAAACATGCTTTTGGTTTTATATGGAAAAGCAGAAGGAGGGGAACAGCGACATGTCGCTTCGGAAGGTGGGTAATGGAGCATGCCTGTTAACACACATAGGCTGCTTTCTGTTTGAGGTTCCCACATCTATACAGCACGGTCTTCGCTTACCAATGACACTGCATGACGTCTCACTTACACTACATTAATTTTTCCCTGCTCGTTACTTGCCTTCATAAGGGCAATTACCTTTGTAAAAATCATGCATGATATTCTGTTTTGTTTCATTGAATGCAACAAAATTGAACAATAAAACAACATATTTTCTATAGCGACTTCTGTAAGAACTATAACTAAATTCTCGCTTTTGAACCGCGAACATCCAAGTACGCATTGACAGAGCTGTTTGTTTGCGTGTAGGGACAGCCAACCCCATACAACTTCGGCTACGACGTCAAGGACGAGTACGGCAACAGCCAGAACCGCCAGGAGAGTGGAGACGGCAGCGGCACCGTCAAGGGTAGCTACGGCTACACCGACACCAACGGCATCTACCGCCAAGTTAGTTACGTCGCCGACCAGAACGGATTCCGCGCCGTCGTCAAGACTAACGAGCCGGGAGTGGGACCAGCCAGTCCTGCTGACGCCGAGTTCATCGTCGAGGCACCACCCGCCGGCGTCGTCAGCCAGTACGCCGGAGCCCGCggcggcggaggaggaggatacgGCGGTGCAGGCGGAGCAGGCGGATACGGTGGAGCAGGCGGAGCAGGCGGATACGGTGGAGGACACCATGGTGGCGCCGGCGGATTTGGAGGAGGCCACCACGGGGGTGCCGGTGGCGGCGCCGGAGGCCACCACGGAGGAACTGGTGGAGGCGCTGGCGGGTTCGGAGGCGGTGCCGGTAAATACGGCGGTGGCGCCGGAGGCTACGGTGGCGGTACTGGTGGATACGGAGGAGGCGGTGCTGGTAAATACGGTGGCAGCACTGGTGGATACGG
This window encodes:
- the LOC142585908 gene encoding uncharacterized protein LOC142585908 produces the protein MIFFKGLCLSLMVATTLGAGAYGRGGGYGGGAGGHHGGGGGAGGHHGGGGAGGFGGHHGGSGGAGGAGGDGGFGGHHGGGGGGGAGGFGGHHGGGAGGGGLGGGLGGGLGGGGFGGHHGGAGGAGGAGGYGGSRGGGGGGGGYGGAAGGGYGGGSGGYGGGGDYGQPTPYNFGYDVKDEYGNSQNRQESGDGSGTVKGSYGYTDTNGIYRQVSYVADQNGFRAVVKTNEPGVGPASPADAEFIVEAPPAGVVSQYAGARGGGGGGYGGAGGAGGYGGAGGAGGYGGGHHGGAGGFGGGHHGGAGGGAGGHHGGTGGGAGGFGGGAGKYGGGAGGYGGGTGGYGGGGAGKYGGSTGGYGGGAGGAGGGSGPWKY